Genomic window (Rosa chinensis cultivar Old Blush chromosome 6, RchiOBHm-V2, whole genome shotgun sequence):
TCAATATGAtaattggaaaaagaaaaaaaataataataacaagcTGAAAAAAAAGagccaaccttgaagcttgaagaAGTAACAAGAAATGCAGAACCAATTGCAAAGTTGCAAAATACTAGAACAGGACTTACAAAATGTAATAAGCTAGGATAATAAAGGACAATGGAAATAAAAGCTAATAAAGAAAAAAGGCTGAAAGAACTGAGCACAAGGACACAGTACAGCAGCAGCAACCATTGCCAAAAGTCCAAGATGCACAGAAGGCAGAACCACCTTGCCATTATTGAGCAGAAGACTTAACCAAGTTCTTCCAACCAAAAATCATACCCCCACAAGTAAACTCCCTTGTTGTCCAGCTATAAATGATGTCATGTGCCATTGGCTAAACCCCCCTGTGCAGTCTGCATTAGCATTCGTCGTCAGTCATGCCTGTTCTGGGTTCTGAATCCTGAGCACTGGTTAAGCTTTAATAACTGTCTGCCCCTTCTTGTGCAAGGTTTCTCTGTTTtggtttattcttttttattgcgCCAAGAGAGCGGTTTAATTTTCTGATGGAGCCAAGCTTTGGGcctgctttctttctttgtttttcttaggcTTGGGGTTTGTTGCCTCTCTTTTGGGCCTGGAATCAGGTCAGGCCGGATAGGCaggccttttttcttttcttttttcagttcAATACCCACAACTCTTAACTAAATAGCCTCAGGTGACGTGAACGCTCTCGGCCTAgcaatgtcatcaagcataTGTCTTGAAAAACTGAAGGAAGGAGTTTAAGGACACTTGCATAATCTTATCTCTTGAACAATACTTCTTTTAGCTAAGCTATCAGCTGTCGTATTTCGCTCCCGATAAATGTGTTGTATGGAATGAAATTCAAAGGAATGAAGCATAGTCTAACAGTTGGATAACAAGGTTCTCAAATGATGAAGATCAATATCACAATGCATCATGAGCTGTATAAGAACAGTTGAGTCTGTTTCAACTTTAATATGGGTAATACCCAATTCTTGACAATGGATAAACCAGTCATTTATGTTAATCAGTTTCTGACATGTTTTTAAGTTTTAGTTAttggatttttttatttatttttttaattagtcGATTCAATTATTGATTTAAATTTGTGAACACTCAAAATGAATGCTTAGGTGGAAGATATGGTGTATTCATACTCCATGTTACGTGTGAACATCATTCATGTTGTCTTAGTTCAATTTGTAAtttactaaaaaagaaaaaaaattatttctcaaAGACCATGATTTCTACTTAAAGTTGTTGACTATAACACAATTTTTAACCAAAATAACATGTTCTTGCACCAAATTTTTTTCACGTAACACTTTAAGAACTGAAAATGTCCAAGATTTTTGGCACTCAATTGAAACATATTCTTAaaatcatattttacaagtGATAAGCTACAGTACATGagcatttcaaaaaaaatatatatagtattAATTACGTTTTCCTCtaattctcaaaaaaagaaaaaaaaataaaaaaagggacTAGCTACAAAGGGTAAaattagacctgtaaatggatcggatttggatcggatcgacctaaatccaaatccgtttacttaaaaaaaaattcgatccaaacccgctccgttaacccggcggatcattgatagctcgatccaaatccgtatccgccaGGTTAACGGATatccgatccgctaatccgacccgtttataatttcaaatattttaaaattttaaatagtaatattaaatttatatcattatacctcataagatattaataaaatattaaaacaacatgaaaactatcaccaaaagtagaattacgttatcaaaattcttaatgctacCCGTTCCTTaaatttctgcaaaaaatttgtattagaaattcttcatattttatattttatattttaaaataataataatatattaataaaaaagaatattttattattacaaaaacgggccggatcattaacggatcggatcgacctaaatccgtatttgatccgttaaataaacgggttaacggattcggattattaacggatcaacggatcaaaattttcgatccaaacccgtccaatagccacggatctggagcgggttcggatcaaaatccggtccatttgcAGGTCTAGGTAAAATCCCGCCCTCATAACAATGAAGTTGGCGCCATCGTATCACTGAAACCCTCGATTCCGAGTGACCTGAACCCCATTGGCTGACCATGGCAGAGCTAACCACTCCCATGGACATCGACGGCGACGATATCAACCCCTCTCTAAAACCCAACAACAAGGGCAAAAACGTCGCCGTTTCCGGCCCCTCCCACGGCAAAGCCACTCCCTGGGTCGAGAAGTACCGCCCTCAGTCCCTCGCCGACGTCGCCGCCCACCGCGACATTGTCGACACCAGTAAGCAATTCCCACTCCCTGCAACTAAAGATTTCACCTTTATGTAACTTTCAAGGGTTTTGCTTCTGGGTTTATGCCTGCCTTTAAATATCACATTTTTACTGTAATTTTGTATTTGGCTGGTAAAAATGTGGGAGCAAATGTGTGATATGCATGTATAAATCTGAGAGagggaggaaaagaaaagaccagtaattttcaattttttggttTCTCCTCATTTCCGCAAAACTCaggagaaattagggtttctatACTAGGGGCATAAAAATGGTTAATGTCTTATGCTTATAGACCTATTTGGTTGTTTGAATGATGAGCATTCTTCTTGTGGTTGTGTCGAATAGTTGATAGGCTCACTAGTGAGAACAGATTGCCACACCTCCTACTGTATGGCCCTCCTGGCACTGGAAAAACTTCCACGATTCTGGCCGTCGCACGCAAGCTCTATGGTGCACATTACCACAATATGATTCTCGAGTTGAATGCATCGGATGACAGGGGAATCGATGTTGTGAGGCAACAGATCCAGGATTTTGCCAGCACACAGAGTTTTTCGTTTGGGTATGTATGTCACGGAAAAGGCcctttcctttgtttttttatttttgcttaTGTTTTGATTCTGGTAAATATCTAGGCATTTTGGTTTCTGGCTTAAAAGCACTTGATTGTAACTGACTAGCTACGGTTCAGGATTGACAATGCAAAGGCATCTGTAAAGTTGGTCTTACTGGATGAAGCAGATGCTATGACTAAGGATGCTCAGTTTGCTTTGAGACGAGGTATAAACTGTTTGTATGCACTATATTTTATATGCTCCAAGTTATTTCGCTGATTCTCTTTTGTTCCCTACGTTTGTTTTGGTGCAGTGATTGAGAAATACACAAAGAACACCAGATTTTCACTAATCTGTAACCATGTCAACAAGATTATTCCAGCTTTACAGTCAAGATGTACTCGTTTTCGGTTTGCTCCACTTGATTCTTTTCATGTAACAG
Coding sequences:
- the LOC112168874 gene encoding replication factor C subunit 3; translation: MAELTTPMDIDGDDINPSLKPNNKGKNVAVSGPSHGKATPWVEKYRPQSLADVAAHRDIVDTIDRLTSENRLPHLLLYGPPGTGKTSTILAVARKLYGAHYHNMILELNASDDRGIDVVRQQIQDFASTQSFSFGIDNAKASVKLVLLDEADAMTKDAQFALRRVIEKYTKNTRFSLICNHVNKIIPALQSRCTRFRFAPLDSFHVTERLKHVIEAEGLDVSESGLAAVVRLSNGDMRKALNILQSTHMASQNITEEAVYLCTGNPLPKDIEQISHWLLNESFTESFKRISDMKTRKGLALVDIVREVTMFVFKIKMPPDVRVLLINDLADIEYRLSFGCNDKLQLGSIIASFTKARSALVAAAK